Proteins found in one Arachis stenosperma cultivar V10309 chromosome 8, arast.V10309.gnm1.PFL2, whole genome shotgun sequence genomic segment:
- the LOC130945665 gene encoding uncharacterized protein LOC130945665: MPSYTSAVKEHRRRLGPWDNYVITALVSLFRDICGEISVSSGLARSYLIPTDGSNNYDPIIIGLSDSSSDEGTDNSDERRGRSLDWNFGLSSSDDSGSSSFDDEDEEEEKEKRRCKRRKKEKKRREPTFESHSNKVLSCDEVIVETECSGIAKKNGENKNNSSSTENNVFDHQQEKMLPKDADCASVLFGERNMEGCSSEKNEDKEKNVAKKPVEVCSSKKNEDKEENVAMKPMEGCSSEKNEDKENNVAKKPVEGFSSKKNEDKGNKVAKKPMPARNRARKRVERTGKNVGADIEASSQKRSRPSPPEEDEKKPGS, from the exons ATGCCGAGCTATACTTCAGCCGTCAAGGAACACCGGAGGAGGTTGGGACCT TGGGATAATTATGTGATAACTGCTCTAGTGAGTTTGTTTAGAGATATTTGCGGAGAGATTTCTGTGTCATCTGGGTTGGCACGTAGTTATTTGATT CCAACGGACGGATCAAATAACTACGATCCTATAATCATTGGTTTGAGTGATAGTAGTAGTGATGAAGGCACTGATAACAGTGATGAGCGCCGTGGAAGAAGTTTAGACTGGAATTTTGGGCTTTCAA GCAGTGATGATAGTGGTTCAAGTTCTTttgatgatgaggatgaagagGAGGAAAAGGAGAAGAGGAGATGTaagaggaggaagaaggagaagaagagaagagagccAACTTTTGAGTCTCATAGCAATAAAGTTTTGAGCTGCGACGAGGTGATTGTGGAAACTGAATGCTCTGGAATTGCCAAGAAGAATGGTGAGAATAAGAACAATTCATCCTCAACCGAGAATAATGTGTTTGATCATCAGCAAGAGAAAATGCTACCAAAGGATGCAGATTGTGCTAGTGTTCTCTTTGGAGAACGCAATATGGAGGGTTGTTCTTCAGAAAAGAATGAAGATAAGGAAAAGAATGTAGCCAAGAAACCGGTGGAGGTttgttcttcaaaaaagaatgAAGATAAGGAAGAGAATGTAGCTATGAAACCAATGGAGGGTTGTTCTTCAGAAAAGAATGAAGATAAGGAAAATAATGTAGCTAAGAAACCAGTGGAGGGTTTTTCTTCAAAGAAGAACGAAGACAAAGGAAACAAGGTGGCAAAGAAACCAATGCCAGCGAGGAATAGAGCACGGAAGAGAGTGGAAAGAACAGGAAAAAATGTTGGTGCTGATATTGAAGCCTCTTCCCAAAAGCGTTCGCGTCCATCCCCACCTGAGGAGGATGAAAAGAAACCAGGGTCGTGA